A single Cucumis melo cultivar AY chromosome 4, USDA_Cmelo_AY_1.0, whole genome shotgun sequence DNA region contains:
- the LOC103490026 gene encoding uncharacterized protein LOC103490026 encodes MEENHQEITSLFNSSDAQNSQVIIEMSSMEEDIIRKLYEASKIGCVQTLKTLIQDNPDLIHKALIYTSSITIETPLLHVSVFHGHLEFTQLLLDHNPQLAAEVDAFQRTPLHIACSNNGDMEIIRALLEKNTSACLVQDLSGLIPLHYAVISENIEMMELLIKARPQSVLMKLNNNNGKTVLHLCVEGNHLEGMKLLIAQTLLFDKDFLNAMDDEGNTILDLSLMLRRIEMVGYLLMIPEAKTRTNDIKEKLLESQKITKTRNRKTQRRESVSLSTKKRPIGRWKVWRKKLKYRGDWVQEVQGTMMLVATVIATVTFQGGVNPPGGVWQQDTPFIYSSITNTTKNGFSEWYKDFGLYEEYSYLRNNTSVLFPAGTGVMRFQQPLLCSLYLWVNTVSFLASMSVILMIVSRFPLKNRICSWLLTLDMCIAVVSLAIGYLLGVKMVNLLTFPEKEDFSNSDVFSLTVICWFGIVGLVCLWFITSILIWMVKTLCHSFTSKVKPHSFNVNSTRFSQYYSSTSN; translated from the exons ATGGAGGAGAACCATCAAGAAATTACATCACTTTTCAATTCTTCTGATGCACAAAACAGCCAAGTTATAATAGAAATGTCATCCATGGAAGAAGATATTATAAGAAAGCTTTATGAGGCATCAAAGATTGGATGTGTACAAACCTTGAAAACTCTCATTCAAGACAATCCAGATCTCATTCATAAGGCTTTGATTTATACATCTTCCATTACAATTGAGACTCCATTATTGCACGTCTCAGTTTTTCATGGCCACCTTGAATTCACTCAGTTGCTTTTGGATCACAACCCTCAACTTGCTGCTGAAGTTGATGCCTTCCAAAGAACTCCACTTCACATAGCTTGTTCAAATAATGGGGATATGGAGATTATTAGAGCTTTGTTGGAGAAGAACACAAGTGCTTGCTTGGTTCAAGATCTTAGTGGCCTCATTCCTCTTCACTACGCAGTGATTAGCGAGAATATTGAAATGATGGAATTGTTGATAAAAGCAAGGCCACAATCTGTTTTGATGAAGTTGAACAACAATAATGGTAAAACTGTTTTACATTTATGTGTAGAAGGTAACCATTTGGAGGGAATGAAGCTGCTAATTGCTCAAACATTATTATTTGATAAGGACTTTCTCAACGCAATGGATGATGAAGGAAATACTATTTTGGATTTGTCTTTAATGTTAAGACGAATTGAG ATGGTAGGGTATTTACTCATGATTCCAGAAGCAAAAACTAGAACAAatgatataaaagaaaaattactcGAATCACAAAAGATCACAAAGACGAGAAACCGCAAAACGCAAAGACGAGAATCGGTATCATTGAGCACCAAAAAGCGACCAATAGGACGATGGAAGGTATGGAGGAAGAAACTAAAGTACAGAGGGGATTGGGTTCAAGAAGTGCAAGGCACAATGATGCTTGTGGCTACCGTGATCGCGACCGTGACTTTCCAAGGGGGAGTGAATCCTCCAGGTGGCGTTTGGCAACAAGACACTCCATTCATTTATTCGAGTATCACCAATACTACAAAAAATGGCTTTAGCGAATGGTACAAGGATTTTGGCTTATATGAGGAGTATTCTTACCTCCGGAACAACACAAGTGTATTATTTCCAGCTGGAACTGGAGTAATGCGATTTCAACAACCACTACTGTGCTCTTTATACTTATGGGTTAATACAGTGTCATTCTTGGCATCAATGAGCGTGATTTTAATGATCGTTAGTCGATTTCCGCTAAAAAACAGGATTTGTAGTTGGCTCTTGACGTTAGACATGTGCATAGCAGTGGTATCCTTAGCAATTGGGTATTTGCTTGGAGTTAAAATGGTTAATCTTTTGACTTTTCCGGAAAAGGAAGATTTTAGTAATTCCGATGTATTTTCTTTAACTGTTATATGTTGGTTCGGGATCGTCGGACTTGTTTGCCTATGGTTCATAACTAGCATTCTTATTTGGATGGTGAAGACCTTATGCCACTCTTTCACCTCTAAGGTCAAACCCCACAGCTTCAATGTTAACTCAACCAGGTTTTCCCAATATTATTCATCAACTTCAAATTAA